TTGAATTGTCTCCTACTTTAAATGAGCCAATGACTTTTGCACCTGCACTTACCATTACATTATTGCCAATAGTAGGATGTCTTTTTCCTTTTTCTTTGCCTGTTCCACCTAAGGTAACGCCTTGATATAAAGTGACATTATCTCCTATTTCGCAGGTTTCACCTATAACCGCACCCACACCATGATCAATAAATAATCCTTTGCCAATTCTAGCACCTGGATGTATATCTATCCCTGTTTTTTTTGCTGCTCTTGTAGATATCCATCTTGCTAAAAAATACCTTTTATGATTGTATAGCCAATGAGCTATTCTGTATTTGTACATTGCTTTAAAGCTAGGGTATAAAAAAACTTCAAACTTTGATTTTAAAGCTGGATCTCTTTCTTTAATAACATCCATTTCTTCTTTTATAAATTTTATTATGCCCAATGGAATCACTCCCTTTTTAGTGATTTTGGTTTTTTCCACAAGAAAACTCCCTCTCTTTATCTAACTAAAGAGACGGAGTTAATATCCGCGGTTCCACTCTTATTAGAAGCATTTCAAGCTTCTCTCTTAATACGTTGTAACGGACGTTAACCGAATTAAGCTACTTATTTCACTTAATCGACTCCAGGATGCACTTCACATAGATTAACTTTCAAACTGCTTTCAGCCAATGGCAGTTATTCTCTTTAAAGTAGCACTATATTACTCTTCCTATCATAGTCTTTCATAACCATTACTATTATAATATATCAATATAATAATATCGTCAATACATACTTTAATATATGTTTATTTTTATAAAGGGTTACTATACAATTTCATTAAAATACATTTTATTTTGTATCATTTTATTTTCTAGCAAATTGTAACTGTCTATATTATAGACCTTTACTTTGTCTAAATCATAAAGGGTTTTTAAATCTGTATATCCCATTAACCATTCCATTAAAGTATCAACGGTCATTTCTATATCCGGTTTTTCATTTGTTCGTTCAATTTCAGTGAGACCTTGGTTGCATTTATAAATACCAGTATTTTCTTTTATAATTGGATCAATAATTCTTATTTTAAATGCCACTGGCAAGTTAAACAGTCTTAGAAACTTTTCTACTTGTATAACCCTTCCCATAATATAAGGTTTAAAAACAATCTTCGTATCTTTACCGTAAGGTATAAAGTGATTGATCTCTAAATGATGTGCATTTATTTTTATCTTTTCTGCAATAGAAGTATCACTTATATACGTTAATATATGTTTTAAAACATTATAATCACTATACATCATTTCCCTTACTTCACATATGTCTTCTAGATTATGGTATATGATATATCCAGCCATTTGATTGGATTCATTATAAAATGCCACCATTTCACCCTTTTCAGAATCGATTTCACAGTAAATATTTTGCCATAGACGATGATCCCTTTTAACATAAGTTTTATAATTTTGTTCCATATAGTGTTTAAAAAAAGTACGCATTTCATCTACAGCATCTATCTTTATTGCTTTTCCTTCATAAGACCTGCACTTATAATTAATAAGTTCTTTATTGTTAATATAGACTTCATATCTATTATAAATAAAAGAAAAATCAAATCGTGTATATATTCTTTCATCAATTGGCATTAATAGAGTGAAACTATGTCCTTTATTATATAATCGGTAAAGACTTTCTAACATAGTTGCTTTCATATAACCTTGACCTTCATATTCAGGCTTGGTGGCTACACCTACAATATAATCTACAGTTTCATTCTGATGATTGATTAACATGTTGTAGGGATTAAGATGAATCATTGATATAATGATATCTTCTTTTTTATTTAATAATATTTCATTATCTATGGCTTTTACATCATAATAGTACTTTGTAAATGATTTTGAATCACCAAATATATCTTGCCACATTTTCATTAACTCAGTTGTATCTGTATCTGTTGCCAATACCATAGGCATTTTATCACCTGCTAACTTTATATTTCTATAATATTATATTTTCTAACAAATCTTATAGGTCTATAAGACATTTTAGCTTTTCGGATACCAGGAATTCCTAAATCATCTTCTCGATTAACCGTATCCACTTCAGTATATTCTTTTAGTAAAAAGAGTTGATTAATAAAATTATATAATCCTCTTATATTGGCATTGGCTTTTTCTATATGAATAATAGCTTGCTCTGTTGTATTGCCATAGCTTCCAATCGTAAATGCTTCTAACTTGTTATCAATCCATACACCTGACGCCTTAACATCTAGCTTTTCAATATTCTTAATAATATTGCTAATACCAATGGCTTCCGTTTTTAATCTTTTGCTTAGATTCTCATCTTTATTATCATTCCATTGTTCTAAACATTCATTCACTTCATCCAAGTCATTAGATGTCAGTCTTCTGTACTCATAGTTGTCTTTATAG
The genomic region above belongs to Natranaerovirga hydrolytica and contains:
- a CDS encoding GNAT family N-acetyltransferase, which encodes MPMVLATDTDTTELMKMWQDIFGDSKSFTKYYYDVKAIDNEILLNKKEDIIISMIHLNPYNMLINHQNETVDYIVGVATKPEYEGQGYMKATMLESLYRLYNKGHSFTLLMPIDERIYTRFDFSFIYNRYEVYINNKELINYKCRSYEGKAIKIDAVDEMRTFFKHYMEQNYKTYVKRDHRLWQNIYCEIDSEKGEMVAFYNESNQMAGYIIYHNLEDICEVREMMYSDYNVLKHILTYISDTSIAEKIKINAHHLEINHFIPYGKDTKIVFKPYIMGRVIQVEKFLRLFNLPVAFKIRIIDPIIKENTGIYKCNQGLTEIERTNEKPDIEMTVDTLMEWLMGYTDLKTLYDLDKVKVYNIDSYNLLENKMIQNKMYFNEIV
- the cysE gene encoding serine O-acetyltransferase; this encodes MGIIKFIKEEMDVIKERDPALKSKFEVFLYPSFKAMYKYRIAHWLYNHKRYFLARWISTRAAKKTGIDIHPGARIGKGLFIDHGVGAVIGETCEIGDNVTLYQGVTLGGTGKEKGKRHPTIGNNVMVSAGAKVIGSFKVGDNSRIGAGSVVLKEVPSNCTVVGIPGRVVKINDKKVRPSDTLDQINLPDPIESELCLLKERLKALEEKQNIN